GAGGGCATGGTGTTCATGGTCATGACCTACTATGCTGGCCACACACTGAATGAGCGGATCAAGCAGGGGCCGTTGGCCATTTCCGAAGCCCTTGACATCGCCATACAGACGGCCGAAGGCCTGGCGCAGGCGCACCAGAAAGGCATCATTCACCGCGACATCAAACCGGGCAACATCTTGCTCGGCGCAGATGGTCGGGTGAAGATCCTGGACTTCGGCTTGGCCAAACTCGCAGGCGCTACGATTCTGACGCGCGACGGCACGACGATGGGCACGGTCAGTTACATGTCCCCGGAGCAGGTTCGGGGGCAAGCGACGGACCGCAGAACCGACATATGGTCACTGGGCGTCGTGCTCTATGAGATGCTCATCGGGCGCCCCCCGTTTGCCGGCGAATATCCCCAGTCCATCATGTATGGCATCCAAAACGAAATCCCGGCTCCCCTGACATCCTTGCGAACCGGCGTGCCACTGCAGCTGGAACGCATCGTGAGCAAAACCCTGGCCAAGGCCCCCGGCGAGCGGTATCAATTCCTGGAAGACATGCTGGTGGATTTGCGAGCGATTAAAAAAACATTGCTGAAACAAGAGCCCCCCACTATCTCCATACCAACACCAGGATCGCAACAGCCGACCACCGAGACCGCGGCGTTGGGACGGGCAACCGGCCAGCCGAGTCGCCGCCGGCTGGTCCTGACATTGGGTTCGATCGTTTTGTCCATCCTAGCCATTCTGCTGTGGTTTAAACTTAAGCACAATCCCGAAGCGGGACGCGGGGAAACCGCATCGGTGCCACAATCCCACCGTTCGCAAAAGAGGTCGGCAAACGCCGAGGCAAATGAATATTTTGAAAAAGGGCTGTTTTTCCTAAATGCGCAATTGGACCTGCTGCGAGCCAGGCAGATGCTGGAACGCGCCTTGGCCCTCGATGGCACCTTCGCCGAGGCGCGGGCCTGGTACGCCTTCACATTTTTTCTGATGATTGACATCGGGATTTCCAACGATTCCAAGTGGATCTACAAAGCGGAGGAGGAGCTGCGGCGGGCCCTGAAAGATGATCCGGATTCAGCCCGAGCCCATTCGGCTCTGG
This sequence is a window from Candidatus Aminicenantes bacterium. Protein-coding genes within it:
- a CDS encoding protein kinase, with the protein product MVMTYYAGHTLNERIKQGPLAISEALDIAIQTAEGLAQAHQKGIIHRDIKPGNILLGADGRVKILDFGLAKLAGATILTRDGTTMGTVSYMSPEQVRGQATDRRTDIWSLGVVLYEMLIGRPPFAGEYPQSIMYGIQNEIPAPLTSLRTGVPLQLERIVSKTLAKAPGERYQFLEDMLVDLRAIKKTLLKQEPPTISIPTPGSQQPTTETAALGRATGQPSRRRLVLTLGSIVLSILAILLWFKLKHNPEAGRGETASVPQSHRSQKRSANAEANEYFEKGLFFLNAQLDLLRARQMLERALALDGTFAEARAWYAFTFFLMIDIGISNDSKWIYKAEEELRRALKDDPDSARAHSALAAIYYYSARKESVRIEAEKALAISPDDEDGKNWLANYYLLNGDYATAQKLHADILAHNPLFFPARMMLGEGYRLQGNITAAIREQEKVLEQDPKNIYAIEKLARAYIDAVNLPLARRTLERLPAANRQNYIIKISWALVLILEGKNAEAHKEMDKETLKYAAIATESTLDVADFYALAGDPVAALDWLERAVRNGDERDEWFR